From the Paenibacillus tianjinensis genome, the window GGCCAGGGAATGCCGCTGTATGCGGAATGCGGCGGATACATGGTGCTGGCCCGCACACTTACCGACCGTGCCGGAGCTGTGCATAAGATGGCTGGGGTAATACCAGCCCATGCAGTCATGCAGGAACGGCGTGCGGCACTCGGCTACCGTGAGGTTACAGCGCTGCAGGACAACCTGCTGCTCAAGCAGGGAGAGCGTCTGCGCGGCCATGAATTTCATTACTCCGTGATGAGCTACGAAGCAGGGGAACCCCGGTCCTATGCCTATGAGACCAAGGGAAGGGGAGGCGTTCATCCTGAGGGGTATCACAAGGGAAATGTCATGGCCGCCTATGCGCATATTCATCTGGCCTCTTATCTGCCGGCGGCGGCACGGCTGGTGGCGGCATGCCGCAGCTATTTGCGCGGAAAAGACTTTAAGTGAAGGATGCAGCAGCCTGCCCGGGTATTCCGAGTAGCTGCTGCATCTTTTTTTGCTTTTAAGAGATGTGTGTCAACCGCTTGTCATATGAACAGCAGCCACGTATAATAATTTCAGAAGAGCGCTTTATTATCGGAATTATAACGGAGAAGCCGGTGACCCGGCTTTGCCGCTCATAACGAAGGGAGACTGCTGCAGTGAGAATACTGGGAGCAATTGAAGCAGGGGGAACAAAGTTTGTATGTGGAGTCGGGTATGAAGACGGTACAATTATCGAGCGGGTAAGCTTTCCTACGACTACCCCGCAGGAGACAATGAGTCTGGTGCTGGACTATTTTACCGGCAAGAAGGTAGAGGCGATCGGAATAGGTTCGTTCGGACCGATTGATCCGGTGCTTGGCAGTCCCACCTACGGACACATCACCACTACTCCTAAACCCCATTGGGGAGGATATAATCTGGTTGGCGCTGTTACCGGACAATTTCAGGTGCCGGTTGGTTTCGATACGGATGTGAACGGTGCTGCGCTGGGCGAATATACGTGGGGTGCTGCGCAAGGACTGGACAGTTGTCTATATATTACTGTCGGCACAGGTATCGGAGCCGGTGCGGTTGCCGGAGGAGAGCTGATTCACGGCTTGTCCCATTCGGAAATGGG encodes:
- a CDS encoding ROK family protein, which codes for MRILGAIEAGGTKFVCGVGYEDGTIIERVSFPTTTPQETMSLVLDYFTGKKVEAIGIGSFGPIDPVLGSPTYGHITTTPKPHWGGYNLVGAVTGQFQVPVGFDTDVNGAALGEYTWGAAQGLDSCLYITVGTGIGAGAVAGGELIHGLSHSEMGHILVPRHPEDTYSGFCPYHGDCLEGLAAGPAIGSRWGKPAGELPADHPAWAMEAHYLAHALMNYVLILSPQRIVMGGGVMKQSQLFPLIHAKLQELLSGYVQHPALNAEIGSYIVPPQLGDNAGLSGALGLAKLALARA